Proteins encoded in a region of the Candidatus Zixiibacteriota bacterium genome:
- a CDS encoding SIS domain-containing protein has protein sequence MNEDVRLAPLKKAAEDSAILRRAVVDQLGLQILDLAAVISGVIGAGGKLLIAGNGGSASDASHFAAEMIVRLTAERNRQSLPAIALGMDPSVTTAAANDFGYENVFARQVEGLGSKGDLLFVLSTSGNSPNLIKAVAVARERGMLSAALLGGRGGKLAKQIERPLIIPHTSTQRIQEEHIFIIHSLVELIEGDLFG, from the coding sequence ATGAACGAAGATGTCCGCCTGGCACCACTGAAAAAAGCAGCCGAAGATTCAGCTATTCTGCGCCGCGCAGTGGTCGATCAATTAGGACTGCAAATTCTCGATCTGGCTGCTGTGATCTCAGGAGTGATCGGAGCCGGCGGCAAGTTACTCATAGCCGGCAATGGTGGCTCCGCTTCTGACGCCTCCCACTTTGCGGCCGAGATGATTGTGCGGCTAACTGCGGAACGAAACCGCCAGTCGCTGCCGGCTATCGCGCTCGGGATGGACCCATCCGTGACCACAGCCGCGGCCAATGATTTCGGATACGAAAACGTCTTCGCCCGACAGGTGGAAGGGCTGGGTAGCAAAGGGGACCTGTTGTTTGTTCTCTCCACTTCCGGCAATTCACCGAATTTGATCAAGGCCGTGGCCGTGGCTCGTGAGCGCGGCATGTTATCGGCGGCTTTACTGGGCGGACGCGGGGGCAAGCTGGCCAAACAGATCGAACGACCGTTGATAATACCGCACACCTCGACTCAACGCATCCAGGAAGAACATATTTTCATCATCCACAGCCTGGTGGAACTGATCGAAGGCGATCTATTCGGATGA
- a CDS encoding geranylgeranylglyceryl/heptaprenylglyceryl phosphate synthase, whose amino-acid sequence MIDGPIYTKLITACSERGAGFLLLLDPDRVSREVYLPLAEAAADCGVDAILVGTSFMLDGDFATSVKEIKQISPVPVIIFPGSYAQICPSADAILFTSLLSGRNPSYLIDEQVKGAPIIKRCNLETIPTGYLLIESGPLTSVQYISGTLPIPRSKNDIACAHALAAQYLGMKLVYLEAGSGAEWPVSVEMVEAVSSYVDIGIIVGGGLRTPSDCEARVKAGASFVVIGSGLECEPDPELMREFGAAIHYKEKVTA is encoded by the coding sequence GTGATCGATGGACCGATCTACACAAAATTGATAACCGCCTGCTCAGAACGTGGCGCCGGGTTTCTGCTTCTTCTGGACCCGGACCGGGTCAGCCGGGAGGTCTATCTGCCGCTGGCTGAAGCGGCCGCTGACTGTGGCGTGGATGCTATTCTGGTAGGAACATCGTTTATGTTGGACGGAGATTTCGCCACTTCCGTTAAGGAAATAAAACAGATTTCACCCGTGCCGGTGATTATTTTTCCGGGATCGTATGCCCAGATTTGTCCATCGGCGGATGCTATCCTGTTCACTTCGTTGCTGTCCGGCCGCAACCCGAGCTACCTAATCGACGAACAAGTAAAAGGAGCCCCGATTATCAAAAGATGCAATCTCGAAACTATCCCGACCGGCTATCTATTGATTGAATCCGGACCACTGACATCGGTGCAATACATATCCGGCACTTTGCCGATTCCGCGCAGCAAGAACGACATCGCCTGCGCCCATGCCCTGGCCGCTCAATACCTCGGAATGAAGCTGGTCTATCTGGAAGCAGGCTCCGGTGCCGAGTGGCCGGTGTCGGTGGAAATGGTCGAAGCAGTGTCGTCTTATGTCGATATTGGGATCATTGTCGGCGGAGGGCTGCGAACACCCTCGGATTGCGAAGCCCGAGTCAAGGCCGGTGCTTCGTTTGTGGTAATCGGCAGTGGTTTGGAGTGTGAACCGGACCCGGAGTTGATGCGTGAGTTCGGCGCGGCTATTCATTATAAGGAGAAAGTAACGGCATGA
- the alaS gene encoding alanine--tRNA ligase, with amino-acid sequence MRNPKIKTAEIRKNFLEFFKARDHRIVPSSPLIPFDDPTILFINAGMVPFKDIYTGHRKVDYKRATSVQKCIRAGGKHNDLDNVGFTARHHTFFEMLGNFSFGDYFKEETILYAWEYCTKILQLPTGRLHVSIYEDDDESHALWEKIAPELKNGRIQRFGKEDNFWSMGDIGPCGPCSEIHFDRGEEWGTGPEDVVNGEGERFVEFWNLVFTQFDQLSDGTVVPLPKPSVDTGLGFERIASILQGVDSNYGIDLFQDLIKAISEVTSSKYSDHVSSHHVIADHLRALTFAIADGAGISNEGRGYVLRRFLRRAARHGRLLGMHEPFIHTLVPTLVNAMSDAYPEIGEKQSHIEHVIKAEEESFLRTLETGLGLFEQVAKKVKGTGGTVIDGADVFKLYDTYGFPYDLTEIIAGEQGLTLDQPGFDAAMAKQKEQSKAGGVTATHDVTLRAVLDHSPPSGDPTDFVRTDEPVLSKVVWHRPSDVIGDGTVDSQDFVILKETPFYAESGGQISDTGMITAGDSVLRVDSMSLHQGWHIHKGEVVEPGQREHFEKGATVTASVDSERRWDIQRNHTATHLAHKALRMVLGDHVKQSGSYVGPDRLRFDFSHHQPMTPGEVAQVEQIVNEQILNATNVTTEEMDVDAAKKSGATALFGEKYDDLVRVVSIADFSKELCGGTHVSNTSQIGPFFITLETGIASGVRRLEAITGREAIKLMLDAKRFRQDASQLLGRSEEEVGDALQQLKESNLALEKEIKKVKAEMFSGGGQSIGERRPIGKVSYITHDFGQSDRDVMAGWVDSEKSINEPVVVLAFGTIADKPTVMIGSSATATSQYDLHSGSLAKECLSILGGRGGGKPNFAQGTIATGTAASEVYEVFGKKIKEVARA; translated from the coding sequence TATCTACACGGGGCATCGAAAAGTTGATTACAAGCGTGCGACCTCTGTTCAAAAATGCATCCGAGCAGGCGGTAAGCACAATGATCTGGACAATGTCGGTTTCACGGCGCGTCATCACACCTTTTTTGAAATGCTGGGCAATTTCTCTTTCGGAGACTATTTCAAAGAAGAGACTATTCTGTACGCATGGGAGTATTGCACCAAGATTCTCCAATTGCCAACTGGTCGGCTGCATGTTTCCATATACGAGGACGATGACGAATCCCACGCTCTGTGGGAGAAAATTGCACCGGAGTTGAAGAACGGGCGCATTCAGAGATTCGGCAAGGAAGACAACTTCTGGAGTATGGGCGACATTGGTCCATGCGGTCCCTGCTCGGAAATTCATTTCGACAGAGGTGAAGAATGGGGTACCGGCCCCGAGGATGTCGTCAATGGTGAGGGAGAGCGATTTGTCGAATTCTGGAACCTGGTTTTCACACAATTTGACCAGCTTTCAGATGGAACAGTAGTACCGCTACCGAAACCTTCGGTCGATACCGGTCTGGGGTTTGAACGAATTGCGTCGATCCTGCAAGGTGTCGACAGCAACTATGGAATCGATCTGTTTCAGGATTTGATTAAGGCTATCTCGGAGGTCACAAGCTCAAAGTATTCAGACCATGTATCTTCGCACCATGTCATCGCCGACCACTTGCGTGCGTTGACCTTTGCCATTGCCGACGGCGCAGGTATCTCCAACGAAGGGCGGGGATATGTGCTGCGTCGTTTTCTACGCCGAGCCGCGCGGCATGGACGGTTGCTGGGGATGCACGAGCCATTTATCCACACACTGGTACCCACGTTGGTCAACGCCATGTCGGATGCCTATCCGGAGATTGGCGAGAAGCAGTCGCATATCGAACATGTTATCAAGGCCGAAGAAGAGTCCTTCCTGCGCACGCTTGAGACCGGGCTGGGGTTGTTCGAACAGGTGGCAAAGAAAGTTAAGGGCACGGGCGGAACCGTTATCGATGGCGCTGATGTATTCAAGTTGTACGACACTTACGGTTTTCCTTATGACTTAACCGAGATCATCGCCGGCGAGCAGGGGTTGACTTTGGATCAACCCGGTTTCGATGCGGCCATGGCCAAGCAGAAAGAGCAGTCGAAGGCGGGGGGGGTGACCGCAACGCACGATGTGACACTTAGGGCGGTTCTTGACCATAGCCCACCATCGGGCGATCCTACGGATTTTGTAAGAACAGACGAACCAGTTCTCTCAAAAGTTGTCTGGCATCGGCCGTCAGATGTCATTGGGGATGGAACCGTAGACTCGCAAGATTTCGTAATCCTGAAAGAAACACCCTTCTACGCTGAATCGGGTGGACAGATCAGCGACACAGGTATGATTACAGCAGGAGATTCGGTGTTGCGCGTAGATTCCATGTCACTTCATCAGGGATGGCACATTCACAAGGGTGAGGTGGTTGAGCCGGGACAGCGAGAACACTTCGAGAAAGGTGCGACCGTAACCGCCTCCGTCGACTCAGAACGACGCTGGGACATCCAGCGCAACCACACCGCCACCCACCTGGCCCACAAAGCCCTGCGTATGGTGCTGGGCGATCATGTCAAACAGTCCGGCTCGTATGTCGGACCCGACCGGCTACGCTTTGATTTTTCGCATCACCAACCGATGACACCCGGCGAGGTCGCACAAGTCGAACAGATCGTCAACGAACAAATCCTGAATGCAACCAATGTCACCACCGAAGAGATGGATGTCGATGCCGCCAAAAAGTCCGGCGCCACGGCGCTGTTTGGTGAGAAATACGACGACCTCGTGCGCGTGGTATCCATCGCCGACTTTTCCAAGGAACTGTGCGGCGGCACGCATGTAAGCAATACCAGTCAGATCGGCCCGTTTTTTATTACGCTTGAAACGGGGATCGCCTCGGGTGTCAGGCGGCTCGAAGCCATAACCGGACGTGAGGCGATCAAACTGATGCTTGATGCCAAGCGATTCCGTCAGGATGCATCTCAACTGCTCGGACGGTCAGAGGAAGAGGTGGGGGATGCGCTGCAACAGTTGAAAGAAAGCAACCTCGCGCTTGAGAAAGAGATCAAGAAAGTAAAAGCCGAGATGTTCTCAGGCGGCGGCCAGTCGATTGGTGAACGTCGGCCCATTGGAAAGGTGAGCTACATTACGCATGATTTCGGCCAGTCGGATCGTGATGTGATGGCCGGCTGGGTGGACAGTGAGAAATCCATCAACGAACCTGTTGTGGTGCTGGCTTTCGGTACCATTGCAGATAAACCGACGGTTATGATCGGCTCCAGCGCCACAGCGACAAGTCAGTATGATCTGCACAGCGGGTCGCTGGCTAAGGAGTGCCTCAGCATACTCGGTGGTCGCGGCGGCGGCAAACCGAACTTCGCGCAGGGAACGATCGCCACGGGCACAGCGGCCAGTGAAGTCTATGAAGTTTTCGGGAAAAAAATCAAGGAAGTAGCGAGAGCATAG